The following are from one region of the Oncorhynchus kisutch isolate 150728-3 unplaced genomic scaffold, Okis_V2 Okis03b-Okis08b_hom, whole genome shotgun sequence genome:
- the LOC109887393 gene encoding C2 calcium-dependent domain-containing protein 4C-like: MWVAEQIRVSVAKNNLLLPIAEYSLRISDIMLGERTSREKGRKTISLCPNIITPNTIPEFCIPPKISPQQELKTVDWSKTSPVGKVSFSPEKGSSPEREVAVREPFINTHPTLIQVESVDETPYDQGFSDEESTNADPQSQAALSLPHLAKAQTCYGFCTLLESPHTRRKESLFHSHPNACPLPLIAASPGPRGRSKTYSSRTSSLPHSPSSSFSLTKLTSGRLSPGGSRLVALQRQSTLDSDTTSSAESSPFSSPLLARPPPKTSLLKALSHDRLLSRTMRKAVLSRNNSLSTDEGSSTDNSPNIIRRASDAGLVKPLPGAFTLAPPAIFPIDLVLHRERVMKESLAPVGREGALRLSAEYCLDNQRLRVRLISAEGLYAIAVDPKSINCSISICLLPGKIQKQRSAVIKRSRNPLFNEDFFFYGISQEDICCRSLRFKVVNKMSSMKRDYILGDCEILLKSLLSM, translated from the coding sequence ATGTGGGTTGCTGAACAGATCCGTGTTTCAGTGGCCAAAAATAACCTTCTGTTGCCAATAGCGGAGTACAGCCTCCGCATCTCAGACATCATGTTGGGAGAAAGAACATCTCGGGAGAAAGGAAGGAAAACGATCTCTCTGTGTCCTAACATCATCACTCCGAATACAATCCCAGAGTTCTGCATCCCACCAAAGATCTCGCCACAGCAGGAGCTAAAGACGGTGGACTGGAGTAAAACTAGCCCTGTTGGAAAGGTGTCCTTTTCACCTGAGAAGGGCAGCAGCCCGGAGAGGGAGGTAGCAGTGAGAGAACCCTTCATCAACACTCATCCAACCCTCATCCAGGTAGAGAGCGTGGACGAGACTCCATACGACCAGGGCTTCAGTGATGAGGAGAGTACCAACGCCGACCCCCAGAGCCAAGCAGCTCTCTCCCTGCCCCACCTGGCCAAGGCCCAGACCTGCTACGGTTTCTGTACCCTCCTGGAGAGCCCCCACACCCGGAGGAAAGAGTCTCTGTTCCACAGCCACCCCAACGCCTGCCCCCTCCCCCTGATCGCTGCCTCTCCCGGGCCTCGCGGCCGCTCCAAAACGTACTCCTCCAGAACCTCATCTCTACCCCACTCCCCGTCGTCCTCCTTCAGCCTCACCAAGCTGACCTCCGGCAGGCTGTCTCCGGGAGGCTCCAGGCTGGTGGCTCTCCAGAGACAGAGCACCCTGGACAGTGACACCACCTCCTCCGCCGAGTCTtcccccttcagctcccctctcCTGGCCAGGCCGCCTCCCAAGACCTCCCTGCTCAAAGCCCTGAGCCACGACAGACTGCTGTCCCGGACTATGAGAAAAGCTGTGCTCTCCAGAAACAACTCTCTGTCCACGGATGAAGGCAGCTCCACGGACAACAGCCCCAATATCATCCGGAGAGCCTCTGATGCTGGATTAGTAAAACCCCTTCCAGGTGCCTTCACCCTGGCTCCCCCTGCCATCTTCCCCATAGACCTCGTCCTCCACAGAGAGAGGGTCATGAAGGAGAGTCTAGCTCCTGTAGGTAGAGAGGGGGCACTACGGCTCTCAGCAGAGTACTGCCTAGACAACCAGAGACTCAGAGTGAGGTTGATCAGTGCTGAGGGACTGTATGCTATCGCTGTGGATCCTAAGAGCATCAACTGCAGcatcagtatctgtctgttacCGGGGAAGATTCAGAAGCAACGCAGCGCGGTGATTAAGAGGAGCAGGAACCCCCTCTTCAACGAGGatttcttcttctatggtatctCACAGGAAGATATCTGCTGTCGGTCGCTGCGGTTCAAAGTTGTCAACAAAATGTCCTCCATGAAAAGAGACTATATTTTGGGAGACTGTGAGATTTTGCTGAAAAGTTTATTATCAATgtag